From the genome of Lentilactobacillus buchneri, one region includes:
- the thiE gene encoding thiamine phosphate synthase — protein MGMQFEPGMLRAYFIAGTQDVKDQTKTLQEIAKQAMEAGITAFQYREKGPGSLSGAKRDEMAADLREMCSDYEIPFIVDDDVDLAVKTNADGVHVGQKDERVTKVIEAVGQSMFVGLSCDTKEQVNIANHIDGISYLGSGPVFPTGSKADADPVIGVDGLATLVKASQLPVVAIGGITEQNIVELPQTGVAGVSVISMIAQSDDIFRTVKVMNETFEK, from the coding sequence ATGGGCATGCAATTTGAACCGGGGATGCTGCGAGCTTACTTTATTGCCGGCACCCAAGATGTGAAGGATCAAACCAAGACGCTGCAAGAAATTGCCAAACAAGCGATGGAGGCCGGCATCACCGCCTTTCAATATCGTGAGAAGGGACCCGGCTCCTTATCCGGTGCCAAGCGGGACGAAATGGCCGCCGACTTGCGGGAAATGTGCAGTGATTATGAGATTCCATTTATCGTCGATGATGACGTTGACTTGGCAGTTAAAACCAACGCGGACGGCGTTCACGTCGGCCAAAAGGATGAGCGGGTCACCAAAGTCATCGAAGCAGTCGGCCAGTCGATGTTTGTCGGCTTGTCCTGTGACACCAAAGAGCAGGTTAACATCGCCAATCACATTGACGGTATCAGCTATCTTGGCAGCGGCCCGGTCTTTCCAACCGGGTCTAAAGCCGACGCCGATCCGGTGATTGGCGTCGATGGGCTGGCAACTTTGGTTAAGGCGAGCCAACTGCCAGTGGTCGCAATTGGCGGCATTACCGAGCAAAATATTGTCGAGCTTCCCCAAACCGGGGTCGCCGGTGTTTCGGTGATTTCCATGATTGCCCAAAGTGATGATATCTTTAGAACGGTTAAAGTAATGAACGAAACCTTTGAAAAGTAA